ATGGAGATCTTCATTTATGCGTAAAGCCACTTGCAGCATGTTTGTCGTGGCCGCTGGATTCGCACTTCTCACGGTTACCCCTGCGATTTGGGCGCAGCAGAACCCTGCCGGCGCCGACCAGGGGAACAGTTCTACTGGGTCATCCAATGCCGGCGCGAAATCTGCCCTCAGCCCGGCGGATCAAAAGGCGCGCGATGCTTACCAACTTACAAAAACCGCCAAGTCGCTGGACGAATACAGCCAAATCATTAGTCTGTGCCAAGATGCTTTGAGCCAGGGCCCCTCCGCCGATAGCGCCGCTTACGCCCGCAAGTTGCAGGCCTGGGCGCTCAACAAGCGCGGCGAAAAATACTCGGATGCGGGGAATGAAAAACTGGCGCTCAAGGATTTTGAAGCCGCCGTGCCGCTCGATGCCATGCTGTGGAAGGCGGTGCAAAACCGTGGCGTTAGCCGCGGATTTCTGGGCGACAAGAAAGGAGCGCTGGCCGATTTTAACACGATCATTCGCGTCAACCCAAGCTATGCCAACGCCTGGTTCGATCGGGCCGAGCTCAAATTCGACCAGGGAGACGTGACCGGCGCGCTGGACGATTACAACCAAGCCATTCAACTGAATCCAGGCGATGCCGGCTTTTACAACAGCCGCGGACACGCGAATTATCGGTTGGGGCAGTTCCGCGAAGCGCTGGCCGATTACAACCGGGCGGTGCAAATCAATCCTGAGGATGCCGAAGCGCTGGTGAACCGCGGAGACGCCTATCGAGAAGAAGGCGTGTACGGAGCCGCCGCATCCGATTTCCGCGAAGCCGTCCGATTAAATTCCAAACTCGGCCATGCCTATTTGAGCACAGCCTGGCTGATGGCTACTTGCCCCGAACAGCGTTACCGTGATGCGGAAAAAGCGATTGCCGCAGCCCAGCGCGCCATC
This DNA window, taken from Pirellulales bacterium, encodes the following:
- a CDS encoding tetratricopeptide repeat protein, whose product is MRKATCSMFVVAAGFALLTVTPAIWAQQNPAGADQGNSSTGSSNAGAKSALSPADQKARDAYQLTKTAKSLDEYSQIISLCQDALSQGPSADSAAYARKLQAWALNKRGEKYSDAGNEKLALKDFEAAVPLDAMLWKAVQNRGVSRGFLGDKKGALADFNTIIRVNPSYANAWFDRAELKFDQGDVTGALDDYNQAIQLNPGDAGFYNSRGHANYRLGQFREALADYNRAVQINPEDAEALVNRGDAYREEGVYGAAASDFREAVRLNSKLGHAYLSTAWLMATCPEQRYRDAEKAIAAAQRAIELDGDKDYRYLDTLAAAQASAGKFDDAKATINKALNEAPQKETAHIHQRLELYETGRAFRDGAPAEPVKPASANMRAP